A window of Primulina huaijiensis isolate GDHJ02 chromosome 9, ASM1229523v2, whole genome shotgun sequence contains these coding sequences:
- the LOC140985184 gene encoding cationic amino acid transporter 1-like yields MGGGMEANGGSSGLTRRRVCSCTKDDFFPEESFQSVDNYVNALKQTPFRLVDRMLARSNVQAEIDAKACSGNAMKKTLSWWDLMWFGMGAVIGAGIFVITGIEARDDAGPAVVLSYAVSGLSALLSVFCYTEFAVEIPVAGGSFSYLRVELGDFVAFIAAGNILLEYVIGGAAVARSWTSYFATLCNHKPEDFRIHVNGLADGYNHLDPLAVLVVIIICIIAVSSTKVSSRLNYVASVVHLIVIIFIIICGLIKADTSNYTPFAPFGPRGIFKASAVLFFAYVGFDAVSTMAEETKNPAKDIPIGLVGSMVITTVLYCLLAITLCLMQPYHMIDVDAPFSRAFEMVRWNWAKYIVAAGALKGMTSVLLVSAVGQARYLTHIARTHMMPPWFAKVDQKTGTPINATIAMLAATAIICFFTKLDILSNLLSISALFIFMLVALAMLVRRYYVSGETTKQNRNKLIAFILLILGSSMATSIYWALSEGWIAYCITVPIWLFSTAGLWISVPQACSPKLWGTPFVPWLPSASIAINIFLLGSIDQESFIRFGIWTLFLLFYYFLFGLHASYDNAMAIQVKTIEDTPYKNAEAGETSIDTTSTGN; encoded by the exons ATGGGGGGAGGAATGGAGGCTAATGGAGGGTCATCGGGGTTAACTAGGAGGAGAGTATGCTCGTGCACGAAGGATGATTTTTTCCCGGAGGAGTCGTTCCAGAGCGTGGACAATTACGTAAATGCTCTGAAACAGACACCGTTTCGATTGGTAGACAGGATGCTGGCACGGTCGAACGTGCAGGCGGAGATAGATGCGAAGGCTTGTAGTGGGAATGCAATGAAGAAGACGCTTTCGTGGTGGGACTTAATGTGGTTCGGCATGGGCGCAGTCATCGGTGCCGGAATATTCGTTATCACAGGAATAGAGGCGCGTGACGATGCTGGTCCCGCCGTTGTGCTATCCTACGCTGTCTCTGGTCTCTCCGCCTTGCTTTCTGTCTTTTGCTACACGGAGTTCGCTGTCGAAATTCCCGTTGCAG GTGGTTCATTTTCTTACTTACGGGTGGAGCTTGGAGATTTCGTAGCCTTCATCGCTGCCGGAAATATCCTTCTCGAGTACGTAATCGGTGGCGCAGCAGTTGCACGTTCTTGGACCTCCTACTTTGCCACACTCTGCAACCATAAGCCCGAAGATTTCCGCATCCACGTCAATGGTCTAGCTGATGGCTACAACCATCTTGACCCCTTAGCCGTCCTTGTTGTCATAATCATATGCATAATCGCAGTTTCTAGCACAAAGGTCTCCTCTCGTCTTAACTATGTCGCATCAGTAGTCCACCTCATCGTTATCATCTTCATCATCATATGCGGACTCATCAAAGCCGACACCAGCAATTACACTCCCTTCGCACCATTCGGTCCCCGCGGAATCTTCAAAGCTTCAGCAGTCTTGTTTTTCGCCTATGTTGGATTTGATGCTGTTTCCACCATGGCAGAGGAAACCAAGAACCCGGCAAAAGATATCCCCATCGGTCTTGTCGGTTCCATGGTGATCACCACAGTTTTATACTGCTTATTAGCTATTACTCTCTGCCTGATGCAGCCATACCATATGATCGATGTTGATGCTCCCTTTTCAAGAGCATTTGAGATGGTGAGGTGGAACTGGGCTAAGTACATCGTTGCTGCAGGAGCATTGAAAGGCATGACTTCCGTGCTGCTAGTCAGTGCAGTGGGACAAGCCCGTTACCTCACCCATATTGCACGTACACACATGATGCCCCCATGGTTTGCGAAAGTTGATCAAAAGACCGGAACGCCTATCAACGCCACCATTGCCATGCTTGCTGCCACTGCAATCATCTGCTTCTTCACAAAACTCGACATCCTATCCAACTTACTCTCAATCTCCGCACTCTTCATCTTCATGCTTGTTGCCCTTGCCATGCTAGTTCGTAGATACTACGTAAGTGGTGAAACCACAAAACAAAACCGAAACAAACTAATCGCCTTCATATTGCTTATACTCGGATCCTCAATGGCCACTTCCATCTACTGGGCGCTCAGTGAAGGTTGGATTGCCTATTGCATAACAGTACCTATATGGCTCTTCTCCACTGCAGGACTGTGGATTTCAGTCCCTCAGGCCTGTAGTCCCAAGCTTTGGGGGACCCCATTCGTTCCATGGTTGCCATCTGCATCCATTGCCATCAACATCTTCCTTCTTGGATCAATAGATCAGGAATCCTTCATTAGGTTTGGAATCTGGACTCTATTCCTCCTTTTCTATTATTTCTTGTTCGGGCTGCACGCTTCATACGACAATGCCATGGCCATCCAAGTGAAGACAATAGAGGACACTCCATATAAGAATGCTGAAGCCGGAGAAACGTCAATAGATACTACTTCAACTGGTAATTAG